TAAATAAGAAAGGGAACGGCCTGGCCGCTCCCTTTCCCTATAAAAAGAATTTGTCTTGTAACGATTTTACAGCCAGCCGATCAGCAGACCGGGGAACAGGCCCAGCACCAATACCAGGACGATGGTTAGCACCAGCGCAGCCCTGAAGCCGCCAGAAATTGGTTCTACTTCCGGATCACCCTGTTTGAAATACATGGCCATGATCACGCGGAAATAGTAGTATACGCTGATCGCGGCACACAGTACGCCCACAATCACCAGCCACAGCAGATGACCATGCTGAATAGCAGCAGACAGTACAAAATATTTGGCGAAGAAACCCGCTGTAACCGGGATACCGGCCAGGGAGAACAGGAAGATGGTCGTTGCCAGCGCCAACAGTGGCTGTTTACGGGCAAGGCCGTTAAATCCTTCGAAAGTATAGTCCTTCAGTTTCATCAGCACGGCAAACACACCGATAGTAGCGAGGCTATAGGCAGCTGCATACAGGATGATGCCCTGTGCGGCGAACTGATTGATAGCGATAACGGCAAACAACATGAAACCTGCCTGCGCGATACTGGAATAAGCCAGCATTCTTTTTACGCTCTGCTGGAACACCGCGCTGAAGTTACCCAGGATAAGGGTAGCAGCCGTGATGATAGAAAGGATCAGCGTCCAGTGATGGCTTACAGCCCCCCCAGCGAAAGCCACATGGAACATCCGCAGGAAAGCCACAAAACCACCGGCTTTTACCACAGTAGCCATGAAAGAAGTGAAAACGGTAGGAGAACCATCATATACGTCAGGTGTCCAGAAGTGGAACGGCACTGCGGACACTTTGAAAGCGAGGGCAAAAGCCATCAGGATAATACCGCACAAAGCCAGCGGATGTACCGGGTCTGCTCCCAGTCCGAGCTCGGCGATATTAAAGGTGCCTGCGGCGCCATAAATCAGGGTAATGCCCATCAGCAGGATACCGGTGGAAAAAGCGCCCATCAGGAAGTATTTCAGGGACGCCTCATTGCTTTTCAGGCTTTTACGGTCGGCCCCTGCCAGCACATACTGCGGAATAGACATGATCTCGATGGCCAGGAACAGCATCAGCAGGTTGCTGAAGGAGGAAGCCAGCGTAATACCCGCCAGGATGAAGAAAATCAGGGCGAAGTAATCTCCCACATGTTCACCTACTTTCTCAAACTCTTTCCCTGACAACAGGAAATATATCAGGGTTGCACCTAAAGCCACTGCATTAAACAACACACTGAACTTTGATACTTCAATCATACCAAATTGGATATAGCTCCCCAGCAGCACAGTGGGATACAGTGCCAGGTTAGCGATAAATGATATGATGATGGCCGCGATGGCAAAAAATTTAATATGCTGCTTATTGCGTACAAATAAACCGACAAACATCAGAACAACGCCCGATAAAGCAGTAGAAATTAGTGCATTCATATTGTTTCGTTACAAAACCCGTTTAAAATTTCTCAAAATACCTTGCTAACCAGATCCAGCATCGGTTGCGGATATACACCCAATACGAAGATCATGATCACTACCAGGCTTAATGCCACCGTTTCGCCGGGTTGCAGGTCGGTAGTGGTGTCTGTCAGGGTATTGCCTTCACCGAATATCACTTTCTGGATCATATTCAACGTATATACTGCAGCGAGGATGATACCTAATCCGGCAAATGCCATAAACCAGTGATTGTACTGGAACAGGCCGCTGAACATCAGGAACTCACCGATAAATCCGTTGGTAAGCGGTAAACCAATGTTCGCCAGGCTGATGATAACGAGGAAGATAGCCATCCGGGGCGCCTTGCGGGCCATGCCGCCCATCTGGTCCATGTTCTTTACACCAAGACGGTTCTGTATCACTTCCACGATGATCCACAACCCGATAATGTTGATACCGTGGTTGAACATCTGGAGCAACACGCCCTGGGTGCCTTGTTCGTTATGCGCAAAAATAGCGGCGCTCATCAAACCAATGTGCGCTATGGAAGAGTAAGCGATCAGTCGTTTCAGGTCGCTCTGCACCATGGCGATGCAGGAAGCATAGATAATACCGATGATAGACAGTACAATAGCTACGTCTGTCCACATGGCGGCGCCTTCCGGCAATACCGGCACCAGCCAGCGCAGTACGCCGAACAGGCCCATTTTCACCATCACCCCGGAGAGGATCATGGTCACCGGTGTAGGTGATTGCTCGTAAGTGTCCGGCTGCCAGGTATGGAACGGGAACACCGGCATCTTGATGGCGAATGCCACAAAGAACAGCCAGAACAGCCATTTCTGGTCACCTGTGCCCAGCTGCAGGCTGGTGAAGGATGTCCAGCTAAAGGAATGGTCCGGTGTCTGGAAATACAGGTAGATGATACCTACCAGCATTAACAGGGAACCAAGGAAGGTATAAACGAAGAACTTAAACGTAACGGGTATACGTTTTTCGCCGCCCCACATAGAGCAGAGAAAATATACCGGTATCAATGCCAGTTCCCAGAATACATAAAACTGCAGAGCGTCGAAAGCGGTGAAAACACCTACCAGACCGGCCTGAGAAAGCAACATCAGTCCATAAAAGCTGTTGGGCCTTTCGATGTCGCGGTTATAAATGGTGATGAAAACCAGGAGGAAGGCGATCGCTGTCAATAAACACAGCATAGTGCCCATACCGTCCAGGCCTACCCTGAACTGGCTTCCCAGCTGAGGTATCCAATCGGTAACAAAAGAAAGTTTTTTCGGATCGGCATGCAGCGTGCATACGGTTCCGATGGCTGTGGCTACCGACGCCAGGGACGCAATCATGCCCAGCACCTTTGGCCCGGACCCCTTCAGGCCGAATGCGATCAGGCCCGCTATGAAAGGAATCAGTATTAATAAAACTGTCAACATAATTTATCTGCGCTTGTAACTTCCGCTATTGGTTTATAATAAGAATCCGATCACAAATAATACGATCATACCGATTACCATGGCAAAGATGTAGAAACCTACCTGTCCGCTCTGAACACGGCGGATTTGCTGGCTGCCCCACTGAACGCTGCGGCCAACACCATTTACCAGTTTATCGATACCTGCTTTTTCAACAGTGTCACGGAAGAAACGGGAAAGCTCCTGTAATGGTTTTACAATGATAGCATCATACAGCTCATCGATATACCATTTGTTCTCCAGCACTTTCGCCACACCTGTATTTTCTTTGCCGGTATCTTCGTAGGCCGCGAATTTCTGACGGGCTATCAGGATAAAGACAATAACCAGTACACTGCTCAGGCCCATCAGCATCCATTCGGTGCCGTGAGACAGATGATGTTCTGTCACAAAAGGAGCAGAAGGGGCAAACACCGGTGACAGGTATTCTGCCAGCAGGTTTTTGCCAAATACTTCCGGCAGGCCCACATAACCGCCGAACACAGACAGTATCGCCAGGATGATCAGCGGAATAGTGATCGGGGAAGGGCTTTCGTGCAGGTGATGTTCCTGTTCGTGCGTACCACGGAACTTTCCGGAGAAAGTGATATAGTACAGGCGGAACATATAGAAAGCGGTCATCAGCGCGCCAATCAGTCCCAATGCATACAACACAGGGTTGTGAGCATAAGCGCTGGCCAGGATTTCATCTTTGGAGAAGAAGCCGGATAAACCAGGGATACCGGCGATGGCCAGGCATCCTACAAGGAATGTCCAGTTGGTGGTAGGCATGTATTTTTTCAGCCCGCCCATTTTACGGATATCCTGTTCACCGCCCATAGCGTGGATAACAGAGCCCGAACCCAGGAACAACAGCGCTTTGAAGAAAGCGTGCGTCATCACGTGGAATACGGCAGCAGAGTAAGCGCCTACGCCCAGTGCGAGGAACATATATCCCAGCTGGCTCACGGTGGAGTAAGCCAGTACTTTCTTAATATCGTTTTGTTTCAGTGCGATAGAAGCGGCAAACAGCGCGGTAGCGATACCAATCACTGCCACCACGGTCTGGATGGCTGGCGCCAGCGTATAGATCACGTTGCTGCGGGCAATCATATAGATACCGGCAGTCACCATCGTTGCGGCGTGGATAAGGGCGGATACCGGGGTTGGACCGGCCATCGCATCGGGCAGCCAGGTATACAGCGGTATCTGTGCGGATTTACCCATGGCGCCTACAAACAGCAGCATGGCGATAGCAGCCAGCGTGGGGTTGTTCATGCCCAGCGGCGCTGCTTTCGCAAATACGTCAGGGAAAGTGACCGTGCCAAACTGCATGATCATGAAGAAGATACCGAGCAGGAAACCGAGGTCACCGATACGGTTCATCACAAATGCTTTCTTGGCAGCGTTATTATAGCTGGTGTTTTTAAACCAGAATCCGATTAACAGATAAGAGCAGAGACCAACGCCTTCCCATCCGATGAACATCATCACATAGTTGGCGCCGAGCACCAGTATCAGCATGGAAAACACGAACAGGTTGAGGTAAGCGAAATATCTCGCAAAGCTCTCATCGCTTTCATCATGCATGTAGGAAGTGGAGTAAATGTGGATGAGGGTACCCACACCGGTGATGATCAGCAGGAACAATGCACTCAGTTGATCTACCTGGAATGCGAAAGGAATATGCAGGCTGCCAACGGAAATGAAATTAAACAGGTGCACCACCTGTGCCTGAAATCCCGGGGCTTTTACTTCAAAAAATGCCAATAAGCTCACCACAAAGGAAGCCAGTACAGTGCCGCTTCCGATAAACCCTACCAGGGACTTGGATAAAAATCTGCGCCCCAAACCATTCACCAGGAAACCTAATAATGGTAAAAATGGTACCAGCCAAACTAGTTTAATCATTTATCAATTCTATTTACGACGTCGAAACAATTAATAATTAAAGAGGATGAATTATTAATTTTTCAGCCTGTTAAGAATGTTTATATCTACCGAGTGCGTGTTTCTGTAGACCATTGTAATGATAGCCAGGCCAACTGCAACTTCGGCAGCAGCCACCACCATAATAAAGAACACAAACAATTGCGCTGATCCCGCATCTACTCTTCCCGCATCTGCCCACATTTTGGAAAATGCTACCAGCAACAGGTTTACTGCATTCAGCATCAGCTCTATGCACATAAAAATGATGATGGCATTACGGCGCATCAGCACCCCCATCACACCAATGCAGAACAGGGCGATACTCAGGAATATGTAATATTGAACAGGCATAAAAATGAATTACGAATTACGAATTACGAATTACGAAGAAAACTCAGTATCCGCTTACTTAGTCTTTTTTACCAATAACAACGGCACCTACCATGGCGCTGAGGAACAGGATGCTGCTCACCTCAAACGGCACCACATATTGTGTGAACAACATCTGGCCGAGATTTTTGATCAATCCCATTTCATTTGCTTCTGTGCTGATAGCCGGCATGCTGGCATCGCGCAGGGCGGCTACCAGTACCACCAGGAGAGCACCGCCGCTGATAGCGCCGGCATATTTCAGCCAGTTACGCTTCTGAGGCTCCAGCTCCGCGTTCAGGTTCATCAGCATCATCACATAAAGGAACAATACCATGATGGCGCCGGCATACACAATGATATGCACAACCGCCAGGAACTGGGCGTTCAGCATAATGTAATGCCCTGCAATGGTAAAGAAGGTTACGATCAGACACAATACGCTCGTCACGGGATTCTTGCTCAATACTACGCCCAGCGCCGAAACCAGGGCGATGACTGAAAGCACCATGAAAATTATTTGTTGTATACTCATTCCCATCTCTGCTATGTTTGACTATGTATTTTTTAGCTTATGCGTATTGTGAATAATTATTTGGACTGCTGTTTCGGATCAGGGATCAACAGGTCCGGCTTTCCATAAATGAAGCCTTTACGCTGATAGTTGGACGGCGCAAAGGTTTCAGACATATAGATCGCATCTTTGGGGCAAGCTTCTTCACAGAATCCGCAGAAAATACAACGCAGCATGTTGATCTCATAGCGGGCCGCATATTTCTCTTCACGGTACAGGTGCTCTTCTCCCGGTTTTCTCTCTGCCGCCTCCATGGTGATCGCTTCTGCCGGGCAGGCTACTGCGCACAGGCCACAGGCGGTGCATCTTTCACGGCCTTCTTCATCGCGGTTCAATACGTGTAATCCACGGAACACCGGGCTGAACTGACGGCGCTGTTCAGGAAAACTAACGGTAGCTTTCCGTTTGAAGATATGCTTAAAGGTGATCCCCATGCCCTTGGCGATGGCAGGAACATACATTTTTTCCAGGAAGGTTAATGGACTGCGGTCCACCGGTTTTGCCCTGTTTGTTAATGCTTGCATAAATGCTTTATTTAGTCCACACCCGCGGTGTGTATAAATTAACGGATAAATATTAGTGTTGACGGGCCAGTACAATTGCACCGGTAATCAGCATATTGGCCAATGCCAGCGGAATCATCACTCTCCAGCCAAGGCGCATCAGCTGATCATAACGGAACCTGGGGACCGTCCACCGTACCCACATAAAGAAGAATATAAACACCAATATCTTCACGAACAGCGCCAGGAAGCCCAGAATGGTGAGCAGATTGGGACTAACACCCAGACTGTCCATACCCGGGAAAGCGTATCCACCGAAGTACATAGTGGCCATCAGCGCGGAGCTGACGAACATGTTGATATATTCCGCAAAGAGATAAAAGCCCAGTTTCATGGAAGAATATTCCAGGTGGTAACCACCATTCAGCTCGTTCTCTGCTTCCGGCAGGTCAAAAGGCGCACGGTTACATTCTGCGAAGGCGCACACCAGGAAGATAAAGAAGCCCAGCGGCTGGTATACTACGTTCCACAGTCCGTGGCGTTGTTGTTCTACGATCTCTTTCAGGCTCAGCGTGCCGGTCAGCATCAGCAGCGCGATCAGCGCCAGGCCCATCGGCAGCTCATAGGAGATGATCTGGGAAGCCGCCCTTACAGAGGCCAGCAGCGAATATTTGTTGTTGGAGGCCCAGCCTCCGATCATGATACCATATACGCCCACGCTCAGCACACCAAAGATGAACAGGATGCCGATGTTGACGTCTGCCACCTGCAGGGAAACGGTATGGCCTGCAATAGTCAGGGTATCGCCCCACGGAATAACGGCGCTGGTCATACAGGCCACCATCATGGCGACAGACGGACCGAGGATAAAGAGGAACCGGTTGGAGTTGGTGGGGATGATCTCTTCCTTGAAGAAGAGTTTACCACCATCGGCCAGCGGTTGCAGCAGCCCCATCGGGCCGGCGCGGTTAGGGCCGAGACGGTCCTGAATCCAGGCAGCCACCTTTCTTTCGCCCCAGGTAGAGTACATAGCCACTACGAGTGACAGCACCAGTACTGCGGATATCAGCAGTATTTTTTCAAGAATAAAAAACCAGTCTATGCTTAATAACGTCATTTTCCAATTACGAATTACGAATTACGAATACGATGCTTACTTATTAAAATCGTCCGAATGGGCAGGACCTTCGATCTTAGAGAGATCTATTTCCGGCCGGTTCACCTCACTTGTGGAGTGGATATCGAACAGCAATTTAGGCTGTCTTCCGTCCAGTACTTCCACCAGCGGGTCTTTCGGTTTAACGGTATTCACGTAATGGCCCTGGGAAATAACGCTGTGACGGTCAATTTTACGGGGGCCTTCGATGATCCAGTCTGATTTTTCTTTTTTATCGAAACGGCAGGTATCGCAGATAAAGTCTTCCACTTCGCCGTATTTGTCTTTACGGGCAGTTACGCGGAACACTTCATCACCACGCATCCACAGTACGGTTTTACCGCAGCATTTCGGGTCTTCGCATTGACGGTGGGCATCTACCGGTTTCAGGAACCACACACGGTTTTTGAAACGGAAAGTTTTGTCGGTGAGGGCGCCTACCGGGCAAACGTCGATCACGTTGCCGATGAAGTTATTGTCGAGTGACTGATGGATATAAGTGCTGATTTCAGATGCATCACCACGGCCGAGCACGCCGTGTTCACGCTTTTCAGTGAGCTGGTCGGCAGTGAATACGCAGCGGTAGCAGAGGATGCAGCGGGTCATGTGCAGCTGAATCTTGTCGCCGATGTCGATTTTATCGAAAGTTCTGCGTTTGAATTCGTAGCGGGTAGCTTCAGCGCCGTGTTCATAGCTCAGGTTCTGCAGGTCACATTCACCGGCCTGGTCGCATACGGGGCAGTCCAGCGGGTGATTGAGCAGCAGGAATTCCACCACACCTTTACGCGCTTCCTGTACTTCCGGAGAAGTGATGTTAGCCACTTCCATACCATCCATTACGGTAGTGCGGCAGCTGGCCACCAGTTTAGGCATCGGGCGCGGGTCGGCCTCGGAGCCTTTGGTTACTTTCACCAGGCAGGTACGGCATTTACCACCGCTGCCCTGCAGCTTGGAATAGTAGCACATAGCCGGCGGTACCACATCTCCACCTATCGACCGGGCCGCATTCAGTATTGTAGTACCAGGTTCGACCTCCACGGAGATGTTATCGATCTTAACCTTGAATAATTTTTTTTCCTCCGCCATCTTGATATATTTCTTGCTGTCAGTACTGCTTTACAGCGGCAGCAAATTTTAATGATTATTTGTGTATTGACTTGTTCAGATAATCTTCATGCTGACTATACAGCGGCCGGAGCCGGTGCAGGCAACGGATCGGCATAATGAGCCAGGCCGAAGTTGCGCGTCAGCGCTTCATCCGGGTGTTTCACATGCCATTCGAACTCGTCGCGGAAGTGACGGATAGCGGCAGCTACCGGCCATGCAGCAGCATCGCCGAGCGGGCAGATGGTGTTGCCTTCTATTTTCCGCTGAATGTCCCACAGCAGGTCGATATCACTCATTTTACCTTTTCCGTATTCGATATTATGCAGCACTTTTTTCATCCAGCCGGTGCCTTCGCGGCAAGGGCTGCATTGGCCGCAGCTTTCGTGGTGGTAGAAACGGGCGAAGGTGAGGGTATTGCGTACAATACACTGGTCTTCGTCCATTACGATGAAACCACCGGAACCCAACATGGAGCCGGTTGCAAAACCGCCATCGTTGAGGCTTTCGTAGGTCATCATACGGGTTTCGCCTTTAGCTGTTTTCAGCAGCAGGTTGGCCGGCAGCACCGGTACGGAAGAACCGCCGGGGATACAGGCTTTCAGGCGTTTGCCACCTTTGATGCCTCC
The Chitinophaga varians genome window above contains:
- a CDS encoding NADH-quinone oxidoreductase subunit N — encoded protein: MNALISTALSGVVLMFVGLFVRNKQHIKFFAIAAIIISFIANLALYPTVLLGSYIQFGMIEVSKFSVLFNAVALGATLIYFLLSGKEFEKVGEHVGDYFALIFFILAGITLASSFSNLLMLFLAIEIMSIPQYVLAGADRKSLKSNEASLKYFLMGAFSTGILLMGITLIYGAAGTFNIAELGLGADPVHPLALCGIILMAFALAFKVSAVPFHFWTPDVYDGSPTVFTSFMATVVKAGGFVAFLRMFHVAFAGGAVSHHWTLILSIITAATLILGNFSAVFQQSVKRMLAYSSIAQAGFMLFAVIAINQFAAQGIILYAAAYSLATIGVFAVLMKLKDYTFEGFNGLARKQPLLALATTIFLFSLAGIPVTAGFFAKYFVLSAAIQHGHLLWLVIVGVLCAAISVYYYFRVIMAMYFKQGDPEVEPISGGFRAALVLTIVLVLVLGLFPGLLIGWL
- a CDS encoding NuoM family protein, which encodes MLTVLLILIPFIAGLIAFGLKGSGPKVLGMIASLASVATAIGTVCTLHADPKKLSFVTDWIPQLGSQFRVGLDGMGTMLCLLTAIAFLLVFITIYNRDIERPNSFYGLMLLSQAGLVGVFTAFDALQFYVFWELALIPVYFLCSMWGGEKRIPVTFKFFVYTFLGSLLMLVGIIYLYFQTPDHSFSWTSFTSLQLGTGDQKWLFWLFFVAFAIKMPVFPFHTWQPDTYEQSPTPVTMILSGVMVKMGLFGVLRWLVPVLPEGAAMWTDVAIVLSIIGIIYASCIAMVQSDLKRLIAYSSIAHIGLMSAAIFAHNEQGTQGVLLQMFNHGINIIGLWIIVEVIQNRLGVKNMDQMGGMARKAPRMAIFLVIISLANIGLPLTNGFIGEFLMFSGLFQYNHWFMAFAGLGIILAAVYTLNMIQKVIFGEGNTLTDTTTDLQPGETVALSLVVIMIFVLGVYPQPMLDLVSKVF
- the nuoL gene encoding NADH-quinone oxidoreductase subunit L; the protein is MIKLVWLVPFLPLLGFLVNGLGRRFLSKSLVGFIGSGTVLASFVVSLLAFFEVKAPGFQAQVVHLFNFISVGSLHIPFAFQVDQLSALFLLIITGVGTLIHIYSTSYMHDESDESFARYFAYLNLFVFSMLILVLGANYVMMFIGWEGVGLCSYLLIGFWFKNTSYNNAAKKAFVMNRIGDLGFLLGIFFMIMQFGTVTFPDVFAKAAPLGMNNPTLAAIAMLLFVGAMGKSAQIPLYTWLPDAMAGPTPVSALIHAATMVTAGIYMIARSNVIYTLAPAIQTVVAVIGIATALFAASIALKQNDIKKVLAYSTVSQLGYMFLALGVGAYSAAVFHVMTHAFFKALLFLGSGSVIHAMGGEQDIRKMGGLKKYMPTTNWTFLVGCLAIAGIPGLSGFFSKDEILASAYAHNPVLYALGLIGALMTAFYMFRLYYITFSGKFRGTHEQEHHLHESPSPITIPLIILAILSVFGGYVGLPEVFGKNLLAEYLSPVFAPSAPFVTEHHLSHGTEWMLMGLSSVLVIVFILIARQKFAAYEDTGKENTGVAKVLENKWYIDELYDAIIVKPLQELSRFFRDTVEKAGIDKLVNGVGRSVQWGSQQIRRVQSGQVGFYIFAMVIGMIVLFVIGFLL
- the nuoK gene encoding NADH-quinone oxidoreductase subunit NuoK → MPVQYYIFLSIALFCIGVMGVLMRRNAIIIFMCIELMLNAVNLLLVAFSKMWADAGRVDAGSAQLFVFFIMVVAAAEVAVGLAIITMVYRNTHSVDINILNRLKN
- a CDS encoding NADH-quinone oxidoreductase subunit J yields the protein MSIQQIIFMVLSVIALVSALGVVLSKNPVTSVLCLIVTFFTIAGHYIMLNAQFLAVVHIIVYAGAIMVLFLYVMMLMNLNAELEPQKRNWLKYAGAISGGALLVVLVAALRDASMPAISTEANEMGLIKNLGQMLFTQYVVPFEVSSILFLSAMVGAVVIGKKD
- the nuoI gene encoding NADH-quinone oxidoreductase subunit NuoI — protein: MQALTNRAKPVDRSPLTFLEKMYVPAIAKGMGITFKHIFKRKATVSFPEQRRQFSPVFRGLHVLNRDEEGRERCTACGLCAVACPAEAITMEAAERKPGEEHLYREEKYAARYEINMLRCIFCGFCEEACPKDAIYMSETFAPSNYQRKGFIYGKPDLLIPDPKQQSK
- the nuoH gene encoding NADH-quinone oxidoreductase subunit NuoH; translated protein: MTLLSIDWFFILEKILLISAVLVLSLVVAMYSTWGERKVAAWIQDRLGPNRAGPMGLLQPLADGGKLFFKEEIIPTNSNRFLFILGPSVAMMVACMTSAVIPWGDTLTIAGHTVSLQVADVNIGILFIFGVLSVGVYGIMIGGWASNNKYSLLASVRAASQIISYELPMGLALIALLMLTGTLSLKEIVEQQRHGLWNVVYQPLGFFIFLVCAFAECNRAPFDLPEAENELNGGYHLEYSSMKLGFYLFAEYINMFVSSALMATMYFGGYAFPGMDSLGVSPNLLTILGFLALFVKILVFIFFFMWVRWTVPRFRYDQLMRLGWRVMIPLALANMLITGAIVLARQH
- a CDS encoding 2Fe-2S iron-sulfur cluster-binding protein; the encoded protein is MAEEKKLFKVKIDNISVEVEPGTTILNAARSIGGDVVPPAMCYYSKLQGSGGKCRTCLVKVTKGSEADPRPMPKLVASCRTTVMDGMEVANITSPEVQEARKGVVEFLLLNHPLDCPVCDQAGECDLQNLSYEHGAEATRYEFKRRTFDKIDIGDKIQLHMTRCILCYRCVFTADQLTEKREHGVLGRGDASEISTYIHQSLDNNFIGNVIDVCPVGALTDKTFRFKNRVWFLKPVDAHRQCEDPKCCGKTVLWMRGDEVFRVTARKDKYGEVEDFICDTCRFDKKEKSDWIIEGPRKIDRHSVISQGHYVNTVKPKDPLVEVLDGRQPKLLFDIHSTSEVNRPEIDLSKIEGPAHSDDFNK